The DNA segment TCAATGTTTCTGCATATTCGGAAAACATAATATTGAAACTGATGCTGATTCTCGTCTGATTACTGCTGTTGATATCAACCGAATGGGACAACCAGGAAGGGAACACCAGTAGTGTGCCATCGTTTACGGTGACGACAACCTGGTCGGTATTATCAGCAGTCAGTTCTGTCACGGGAGGTTTGATCACGTCCCGTTGAGGCCTTGGATCGTGGAAGTTAATTGTGTCTGCTCCTTTGCCCGTCTGTAGATAGTAGACTCCAC comes from the Gammaproteobacteria bacterium genome and includes:
- a CDS encoding 2OG-Fe(II) oxygenase family protein yields the protein MHEAVKKVLEFLKIADTPFVMTGLWANMNAPGAIHKMHNHPNNLLSGVYYLQTGKGADTINFHDPRPQRDVIKPPVTELTADNTDQVVVTVNDGTLLVFPSWLSHSVDINSSNQTRISISFNIMFSEYAETL